One stretch of Vibrio kanaloae DNA includes these proteins:
- a CDS encoding bifunctional 4-hydroxy-2-oxoglutarate aldolase/2-dehydro-3-deoxy-phosphogluconate aldolase: MSQEMINTLKQFKVIPVIQINKVEHAIPLAKVLVENGLPVAEVTFRTEAAADAIRAMRDAYPEMCIGAGTVLTPAQIDLAKESGSEFIVAPGLNPNTVKRCQEIGMPIVPGVNNPSQVEQALELGLNFLKFFPAEASGGINMVKSLLAPYVDVSLMPTGGIGKHNVNDYLAVERVVCCGGTWMVSPKMIENEQWDEIAELVREAVALVN, from the coding sequence ATGTCTCAAGAAATGATCAACACACTTAAGCAATTCAAAGTTATTCCTGTAATCCAAATCAACAAGGTTGAACACGCGATTCCACTGGCAAAAGTTCTAGTAGAAAATGGCTTGCCCGTTGCTGAAGTGACATTCCGCACTGAAGCGGCAGCGGACGCGATTCGTGCGATGCGCGATGCGTATCCAGAGATGTGTATCGGTGCTGGCACAGTATTGACGCCAGCGCAGATTGACCTAGCGAAAGAGTCGGGCAGCGAATTCATCGTAGCTCCGGGCCTGAACCCAAACACCGTAAAACGTTGCCAAGAAATCGGCATGCCAATCGTTCCGGGCGTAAACAACCCAAGCCAAGTAGAGCAAGCGCTAGAGCTTGGTCTTAACTTCTTGAAGTTCTTCCCAGCGGAAGCGTCTGGCGGCATCAACATGGTGAAGTCTCTGCTAGCGCCATACGTTGATGTGTCACTAATGCCAACAGGCGGTATCGGCAAACACAACGTCAATGACTACCTAGCCGTGGAACGCGTGGTGTGCTGTGGTGGTACTTGGATGGTGTCGCCAAAGATGATCGAGAACGAACAGTGGGACGAGATCGCGGAGTTAGTTCGAGAAGCGGTCGCTCTTGTGAACTAA